In Frondihabitans sp. PAMC 28766, a genomic segment contains:
- a CDS encoding alpha-1,4-glucan--maltose-1-phosphate maltosyltransferase, which yields MPAHAPKPGATRFGPGPTPASPAGADVWPDRVRSRRGDTYRVQNRAELDHGASRPDPHLGPPPRTPDDAFDTKAFVGEVVPFEGSVFREGHDIIDAALVVTDPTGAVQRHRLTAGIPGTDRWHTEWLFETEGLHTWQIEAWTDDWATWLHTAEIKIPAEQDIDNVFATGSELLQRAAKRDPDNALLRDGAKALANAGLSPAARLRIATDSRLGAALFARPLASLITQSAKKHVRVERSRAAVGSWYEFFPRSEGARKRDDGSWQSGTFRTAARRLPAISRMGFDVVYIPPVHPIGRTFRKGPNNSLDAGPNDPGSPYAIGSDDGGHDAVHPELGTLADFEWFVGAAKNAGLELALDLALQCSPDHPWVAAHPEWFTTLPDGTIAYAENPPKKYQDIYPLNFDNDYEGISREILRIVRFWIDRGVTIFRVDNPHTKPVHFWEWLLADIRTDHPEAVFLAEAFTKPAMMQALAQVGFQQSYTYFTWRNAKWELEEYLQEISHETSAWFRPNFFVNTHDILTPYLQYGGVPAYKVRAAIAATASPTWGVYSGYELIENVARPGSEENIDNEKYEYKPRDWQAEEAAGASIAPYLTQLNRIRQGHPALRQLRNLTVHSSDDDAILVYSKFIDGRHVRSGRSDAVIVVANTDPHSARETSVHLDLRALGLEPGTRFTVRDLITQATWVWGDDNYVRLDAFVEPAHILSVDFNRAP from the coding sequence ATGCCTGCGCATGCACCCAAACCGGGGGCCACCCGTTTCGGGCCCGGCCCCACCCCCGCGTCCCCCGCAGGGGCCGACGTGTGGCCGGACCGGGTACGGTCGAGGCGTGGTGACACGTACAGAGTCCAGAACCGGGCAGAACTCGATCACGGCGCGAGTCGGCCGGATCCCCATCTCGGGCCTCCTCCCCGAACCCCTGACGACGCCTTCGACACGAAGGCCTTCGTCGGCGAGGTCGTGCCCTTCGAGGGGTCGGTCTTCCGCGAGGGACACGACATCATCGACGCCGCGCTCGTCGTCACCGACCCGACGGGCGCGGTGCAGCGGCACCGCCTGACCGCGGGCATCCCCGGCACCGACCGCTGGCACACCGAGTGGCTGTTCGAAACCGAGGGGCTCCACACCTGGCAGATCGAGGCGTGGACCGACGACTGGGCGACGTGGCTGCACACCGCCGAGATCAAGATCCCGGCCGAGCAGGACATCGACAACGTCTTCGCGACGGGCAGCGAGCTGCTGCAGCGCGCCGCGAAGCGAGACCCCGACAACGCCCTCCTGCGAGACGGCGCCAAGGCCCTCGCCAACGCGGGGCTGAGCCCGGCAGCCCGCCTCAGGATCGCCACCGACTCGCGCCTCGGCGCAGCCCTCTTCGCCCGCCCGCTGGCCAGCCTCATCACCCAGAGCGCCAAGAAGCACGTGCGTGTCGAGCGCAGCCGGGCCGCTGTCGGCAGTTGGTACGAGTTCTTCCCGCGCAGCGAGGGCGCGCGAAAGCGCGACGACGGGTCGTGGCAGAGCGGCACCTTCCGGACGGCTGCGCGGCGCCTTCCCGCCATCTCGCGGATGGGCTTCGATGTCGTCTACATCCCCCCGGTGCACCCGATCGGCCGCACCTTCCGCAAGGGCCCCAACAACTCGCTCGATGCCGGCCCGAACGACCCGGGCTCGCCCTACGCGATCGGGTCGGACGACGGCGGCCACGACGCCGTGCACCCCGAGCTCGGCACGCTCGCCGACTTCGAGTGGTTCGTCGGCGCCGCGAAGAACGCCGGCCTCGAGCTCGCCCTCGACCTCGCCCTGCAGTGCTCACCCGACCACCCGTGGGTGGCCGCGCATCCCGAGTGGTTCACGACACTGCCCGACGGCACCATCGCCTACGCCGAGAACCCGCCCAAGAAGTACCAGGACATCTATCCCCTCAACTTCGACAACGACTACGAGGGCATCAGCCGCGAGATCCTGCGGATCGTGCGCTTCTGGATCGACCGCGGCGTCACGATCTTCCGCGTCGACAACCCGCACACCAAGCCCGTGCACTTCTGGGAGTGGCTGCTCGCCGACATCCGCACCGACCACCCCGAAGCGGTCTTCCTCGCCGAGGCGTTCACCAAACCCGCCATGATGCAGGCCCTGGCTCAGGTCGGGTTCCAGCAGTCGTACACCTACTTCACCTGGCGGAACGCCAAGTGGGAGCTCGAGGAGTACCTCCAAGAGATCTCGCACGAGACCAGTGCGTGGTTCCGCCCGAACTTCTTCGTCAACACGCACGACATCCTGACGCCCTACCTGCAGTACGGCGGCGTGCCGGCCTACAAGGTGCGCGCCGCGATCGCTGCGACGGCCTCGCCGACCTGGGGCGTGTACTCGGGCTACGAGCTGATCGAGAACGTCGCGCGACCGGGCTCGGAAGAGAACATCGACAACGAGAAGTACGAGTACAAGCCTCGAGACTGGCAGGCCGAGGAAGCCGCCGGCGCGTCGATCGCTCCGTACCTCACGCAACTGAACCGTATCCGCCAGGGCCACCCCGCCCTCCGGCAGCTGCGCAACCTGACCGTGCACTCGAGCGACGACGACGCGATCCTGGTCTACTCGAAGTTCATCGACGGCCGCCACGTGCGGTCGGGGCGCTCGGACGCCGTCATCGTCGTCGCCAACACCGACCCGCATTCGGCCCGCGAGACGAGCGTCCACCTCGATCTCCGAGCGCTGGGCCTCGAGCCCGGCACTCGATTCACCGTGCGCGACCTCATCACGCAGGCGACCTGGGTCTGGGGCGACGACAACTACGTGCGCCTCGACGCCTTCGTCGAGCCCGCCCACATCCTCAGCGTCGACTTCAACCGCGCCCCCTAG